The region CGGGGCCACCCATGCCGTCCTTGGACGGCAGGCGCATGGCACCGAAGCCGAGCCGGTTGACGGCCAGGTCCCCGCCGAGGCGGAATTCATTGCTCATGAACTCAGCCTGCACGGCCCCAAACCTGCTGACGAGGCTGTGACACCTTGCTGCCAGGGGCACAATGAACGCATGCCACAGACCATGATCCTCACCGGTGATCTTGAGTTCCGGGCACGAGTCGTACCCCTGACGGAGTCGGTCGACGCGGAATGGGTCAGCGCGGCGCGCGATCTCGACACCTGGCCCGGCTCCCGGGAGGCCGCACGACTGCGGATACGACGTGACGGCGCACACCGGGCCCGCAAGCTGTACAGCCCGGCCGTACTCACCGACGAACGCGACCGGGAGACCCTCCGCGAGATGACCGCCCACGGCATGCGGGTGCGCATCGCCGCCACCCCGCTGCCCCAGGGAACGGTCTTCATCGACCGGCGGACCATGATCCTCACCGCTCCCGTATCCACGTCCGCGTCCGCCTCCGCGTCACCGACCGCTCGCGACCACGGGCACCGTACGTACACCATGAGCGTGGAACCCGCCCTGGTCAGCGGGGCGTACGCGCTTTTCGAGGCCGCGTGGGAAGCCGCTACCGACCTGGCGGTCTTCTTCCAGCCCGAGCGTCCTCAGATCGGGACACAGGCCCGTACGGTGCTGTCCGCACTGGCGTCCGGTGCGACCGACGCGGCAGCCGCACGGGAACTGGGTATGTCGCTGCGCACCTACCGCCGCCGGGTCGCCGAGCTCCTCGTCATGCTGGGCGCGGACTCACGCTTCCAGGCCGGCATGCGCGCGGGCGAGTTGGGCCTCCATCGCGGGTGAGCGGCTCTCTTCCGGAGCCCTCGTCCGGGTCGGGCGCGCCCCGGAGTTCTCAGTCCGGCCAGGCTTCGCGTACTGCGTGGTCAGCATGGGTCGGCGAGGTGGTGTGCGACTGCGACGTGCTCACCGTCCCGGGCTGCGATGTCCGTCTCGTCGTGTACACGGTGGCCGCCGGTTCCGTGGATGCCGAAAAGCTGGACTTCCTGCGGGTCACGAACGGCGTCCGTGCCGACGGCTCCTCACCTGCGGAGCCCGGTCTGTTCTCCACGCCGTAACGACCGGGCCGGCGGTATCTCCGGCGTGTGCTGTGTCAGTCGCGGACGCGGAGGTCGCGCCAGCGGGCGGTGAGTCCCTGTCCGCGCCGGGAAGTGCCGGCACCCTCCGTGACCTGGTGCACGGCGAAGACGCCCATGCCCATGCCCATGCCCATCTTGAGTGACGCGGGGAGTTCGGCGACCAGGGCGGGGCGGTCCCAGCCGCTGTCCCCCAGGCCCGCATCTCGCCCGACCGGGCGCGGCTGCTGGTGCGCGCGTTCGCGCCGAACGCCTCGACGGAGTAACCGCCGTGCGGGGAAGCGGAATCGTATGAGGCCGCCTCGGCGCCGCGCTTCCGCCAGACCGCCACGTTCTCCGTAGCTGAGGAGCGGCTGGTACTTGCCGGGGACCGCGGGTCGTCTGCGGCGGTTGCCTCACACATCACTTTCGAGTTAGCTTTCTCTAAAGCTTTCATTGAAAGGAAGGTCGCATCATGACCGACACCCGATTCCTGCTGCGCAACGGCTACGTCGTCGACACCGAGTCCGCACCGGTCGCCCTGCCCGGCACCGACGTCCTGATCGAGGGCGACCGGATCATCGAGGTGGGTCCGGGGCTGTCTGCGGACGGTGCCACCGTGATCGACGCCACCGACCGGATCGTGCTGCCGGGGTTCGTCGACACCCACCGGCACCTGTGGCAGACGGCGCTCCGCGCCGGGGCCCCGGACCTGAACCTGGGCGCCTACATGAGTGTCGTCCTGGGGCAGTACGGCCCCCGGTTCCGGCCGCAGGACGTCCACGCCGCGACCCTGGTCGGCGCACTGGAAGCCTTGGACTCGGGCATCACCACCCTGATCGACTACTCCCACGCGCTGCACACTCCCGAGCACGCCGACGCGGCCGTCGACGCCCTCCACGCCGCAGGGCTCCGCACCGTGTTCGGCTACGGCTTCCCGGCGCACGGAGCCCAGAACCCGGAGGACGTACGCAGGATCCGCAACGAGCGCCTGTACGACGACCAGGCCCTGGTCACCATGGCGCTGGCCCCGCTCGGCCCGTCGTTCTCGCCGATCGAGACCGTGAGCGCCGACTGGAACCTGGCCCGCGATCTGGGCCTCCCCCTGACGATCCACGTCAGCAGCGGCCCGGTCGCCGCACGGCCGATCACCACCCTGCGTGAGCACGGTCTGCTTCGCGCCGACACCCTCTACGTGCACGGGAACTCGCTCGACGACGACGAACTGAAGCTGATCGCCGAGTCCGGTGGCACCGCCTCGGTCACGCCCGCCACAGAGGCCCAGATGCGCGTCGGCGCGCCGTTGGCCGACCGGCTGCGTCGCGCCGGTGTCACCGTCGGCCTCGGCGTCGACGCGGTCTCCTCGCTGCCCGGTGACATGTTCTCCCTGATGCGCGCGGCGCTGCTGGCCAGCCAGATCGCCGACACCACTCCGCTGACCGTGGGGGATGTCCTCAAGATGGCCACGCTGGACGGTGCCACCGCCTTGGGACTGGCCGACCGTATCGGCTCGCTGCGACCCGGCAAACAGGCCGACGTCATCATGCTGCGCCTCGACGACCTCAACATGCTCACCGCCGAACGCGACCCGATCGCCGCTGTGGTCACGGCGGCGCAACCGCACAACGTGGACACGGTCCTTGTGGCCGGACAGGTCGTGAAGGCCGACGGCAGGATCCTCTACGGCGACACCGCCCAGGCCGTCCGTGCCCTGCGCGCCACCGCCGCCGTCGTCAACGATCACTGACCCGAGGCCCGGCTCTCTTCACCATGGATCCCGCGTGTGAGCGCGGGATTTCGCCGCTCCACCCACTCCCCGGCGTTGGTCTGCCGGTCACGACGCGATACCGCCTCCCGCGCTCATCACACCAGGCAGGCCGGTGGAGGCGCCGTCGGCCCGGACCCCTCCGGCGCACGTGGGCCCCGCCCGGTGGATCCCGAGAACGCGGCGATCCTCAGTCCCGGCCCTGGGGTCGGGCGTTCCGCGCCGCGGAGTCACGCGGGAGCAGGCCCGGGGTGGAGGTGATGAGGTTCCGAAGCGCGACGGTCGCCGCGTCGATGACTTCTGCCGGCACGCCGTCGAAGGCGGCGTCGTGCTCGGCCGAGACGGCGAGGACCGCGCGCTCGGCGAGGGCGATGCCGTCCGATGTCAGCCGGATCCAGGTACTACGGGCGTCAGCCGGGTCGTCCTCCCGCGCGACCGCGCCGCGGGCGACCAGACGGTGGGTGACGTTGGTGGTACCGCCGGTGGAAAGCATCAGGGAGCGGGCCAGCTGATTGGGCTTCATACGGTACGGCTCACCGGCTCGGCGCAAAGTCACCAGCACGTCGAACTCAGCCGGCGTCAGCCCGAATTCGGTCAGCTCCCGCCGCAAGACGCGGTCCAGGGCCGCGGAGAGGAACATGATCCGCTTGCTCAGCTCAGACGAGGCGAACAGAATCTCGGGCAGTTCCGCACGCCACGCGCGCATCCACGCGTCCACGGGATCGGATGTCGCTGTCACTCCTGCACTATAGGTCACTAGCTCGATAGCTTCATAAAAAGCTTTCAACTAAGGATCTGATCGGCGGCTACTTCGACAGTGTTGGCACGCCCCCTTGGTGAGGTAAGCGCCGCCACACCCCAGCCTCCCGGGTCAGCGCACGTCACGGACCGGGCTGTCGTGGACCGGGGGCTCCCGCGCGCAAGCCGTCCATGATGAGGTCCAGGAGGCGGGTCGCCTGGGAATGCCAGTCCCCGCTGAGGTCGATCTGCCAGACACCGGCGATGGCGAGGAGAAAGTCGTCGACAGTCACTTCCGGGCGAATGGTGCCGGCCTCGTGGTTGGCGTCGAGCAGAAGCTCGATCGCGTCGACCACCAGGGAGTATCCCGGCCTTTCCGGGCCACCGGTCGCACGGGTGGCCTGCCGCAGCGCGTCGGAGAGACCGGCCTTGGCCATGGCGAAATAGGCGAGGCGGTCCATCCACTCACGCAGGGCGCGGTCAGCTTCCCTGGTCTTGAGCAACTCGGCCGCGCTGTTGGTGAGCTGCTGCACCTCATGCCGGTGCACTTCCAGGACGAGTGCCTCACGATCGGGAAAATTGCGATAGAACGTCGCCTGTCCGACGCCCGCCTTCTTGGCGATCACACTCAGCGGCACGTCCGCCGAACGCGACAGTTCGACCAACGCCACCTCTAGAATGCGCTCGCGATTACGCTGCGCGTCCGAGCGCTGAGGCACGTTGTTCCTCGACTCCACGCGTCCTCCTTCCGAACCCACTTCGCCCCCCTTTCCGACGGACAGCCACCGGTACAGCCGGCGCCGGTATCGGACTGGTGTCCATTTGAGGACACCATAGTCGGCGAGCCTGCTCGGCCTGAGCGAGCGGCGCACGGTCTCGTCCTGATGCGTAGGGGCTTCGAGCCTCAAACGGGCCGTCACAACAGCCCGTTCGCGAGAAGGGCTGCTTCGCCGAAATCTCCACCGCGGCTCACCCGATCCACCAGACTCGCTCGTGTTTCCCCAACGAAGACGGGACGGCAAGCATGGCGAAAAGCGCGCTTCTGGTGATGGACGTCCAACGGGACGTCGTGGCCATCGCCGACGACGGATCCGGATATCTGCCGCGCTTGCGCAGCGCGATCGACGGTGCCCGGGTCGCCGGCATCCCCGTGATCTACGTGGTGATGGGGTTACGGCCGGGCGATCCGGAAGTCAGCCCTCGCAACCGGGTGATGGCGAACGTCGTGCGGGCCGGCCTGTTCACCGAGGGGGCCCCTGGCACCGAGATTCATCCCGATGTCGCGCCGCAGCAGGGCGACGCGGTGGTCACCAAGAGGCGCGGGAGCGCGTTCTCGGGCAGCGACCTCGACCTGGTACTCAGGGCTCGCGATATCGACAGCCTCGTTCTCACCGGCATCGCCACCAGCGCTGTGGTGCTGTCCACCCTGTGGCACGCCCTCGACCTGGACTTCGCTCTCACCGTCCTGGCGGACGCCTGCCTCGACACCGACCCCGAGGTGCACACGATGCTCACCGAGAAGCTGTTCCCGCAGTGGGCAGATGTCGTGGCCGTCGAGGACTGGCTCAAAGCCCTCGCACGGCGATAGCGGGAGGCCATCAGCGGCGGGTCGCCGACCTCATGAGTGCGCCAGGGTGAGGTGGTCGGCATGGTGTCCGCTCCGGGCGGCGCACACGTGAGCGGGCCGCCGCCACGCCCCGGGGGACGACGCGGCGGCGGCCCTGGGTCCGGCGGTGTGGCGGGGTCACCCGCCGGACGTCGGTGGGAACGCCCGGGTGGCCGACGGGGTCGACGGCCCACCCGGGCGTTCAGAGCAGGGCTTCGGGGGTGATGGGCAGTTCGCGGATCCGGCGGCCGGTGGCGTTGAAGACCGCGTTGGCGATGGCGGGCGCCACTCCGACGATGACGATCTCGCCGAGTCCCTTGACGCCGATCGGGTCGGCCTCGTAGTCCTCCCCGTCGATGTAGATGGCCTTCAGGTCCTTGGGAATGTCGGCGTGGACCGGTACGAGGTAGTCGGCGAGGTTGGCGTTGACGATCCGTCCGTCGCGGTGGTCGGTGACCGTGTGTTCGAGGAGGGCTTGGCCGATGCCGCCGATCATGGCCCCGATGGCCTGGCTGTCGGCGAGTTTCGGGCTGATGATCCGGCCGGCGTCGTACACACCGACCATGCGCCGGACCCGTACCAGGCCGAGCGTCGCGTCGACGGCTACCTCCACGAAGGTCGCGGCATAGGCGTAGAAGGAGAACTTCTCCGATCCGGAGGCCCCGGCGTACGAGCCGAGTGCTTCGAGGTGGCTGAGATTGTTGCGGGCCAGGAGCCGCTGGTACGTCTCCCCGCGTGCGGGGTTGCCCTTCACGTACAACCGGCCGCCGGTCACCACGACATCGGCGGGGTCGGCGCCGTGCAGCGGTGATCCTTCGTCCTTGACCGCGAGCGTGATGGCCTGCCCCCGCAGTTTGTCGCCACCGTCCTGGACGGCGGAGCCGACACTCGCCATGGTCTGCGAACCGAAGTGCCCAGGGGCCGGCGGCATGAGGGAGTCGCCGAGCCGGAAGGTCACCTGGCGCATGGTCAGGCCCAGGGCGTCGGCGGCGACCTGGGTC is a window of Streptomyces sp. B21-083 DNA encoding:
- a CDS encoding DNA-binding response regulator, with product MPQTMILTGDLEFRARVVPLTESVDAEWVSAARDLDTWPGSREAARLRIRRDGAHRARKLYSPAVLTDERDRETLREMTAHGMRVRIAATPLPQGTVFIDRRTMILTAPVSTSASASASPTARDHGHRTYTMSVEPALVSGAYALFEAAWEAATDLAVFFQPERPQIGTQARTVLSALASGATDAAAARELGMSLRTYRRRVAELLVMLGADSRFQAGMRAGELGLHRG
- a CDS encoding amidohydrolase family protein, whose translation is MTDTRFLLRNGYVVDTESAPVALPGTDVLIEGDRIIEVGPGLSADGATVIDATDRIVLPGFVDTHRHLWQTALRAGAPDLNLGAYMSVVLGQYGPRFRPQDVHAATLVGALEALDSGITTLIDYSHALHTPEHADAAVDALHAAGLRTVFGYGFPAHGAQNPEDVRRIRNERLYDDQALVTMALAPLGPSFSPIETVSADWNLARDLGLPLTIHVSSGPVAARPITTLREHGLLRADTLYVHGNSLDDDELKLIAESGGTASVTPATEAQMRVGAPLADRLRRAGVTVGLGVDAVSSLPGDMFSLMRAALLASQIADTTPLTVGDVLKMATLDGATALGLADRIGSLRPGKQADVIMLRLDDLNMLTAERDPIAAVVTAAQPHNVDTVLVAGQVVKADGRILYGDTAQAVRALRATAAVVNDH
- a CDS encoding MarR family winged helix-turn-helix transcriptional regulator; translated protein: MTATSDPVDAWMRAWRAELPEILFASSELSKRIMFLSAALDRVLRRELTEFGLTPAEFDVLVTLRRAGEPYRMKPNQLARSLMLSTGGTTNVTHRLVARGAVAREDDPADARSTWIRLTSDGIALAERAVLAVSAEHDAAFDGVPAEVIDAATVALRNLITSTPGLLPRDSAARNARPQGRD
- a CDS encoding TetR/AcrR family transcriptional regulator; the encoded protein is MESRNNVPQRSDAQRNRERILEVALVELSRSADVPLSVIAKKAGVGQATFYRNFPDREALVLEVHRHEVQQLTNSAAELLKTREADRALREWMDRLAYFAMAKAGLSDALRQATRATGGPERPGYSLVVDAIELLLDANHEAGTIRPEVTVDDFLLAIAGVWQIDLSGDWHSQATRLLDLIMDGLRAGAPGPRQPGP
- a CDS encoding cysteine hydrolase family protein, giving the protein MAKSALLVMDVQRDVVAIADDGSGYLPRLRSAIDGARVAGIPVIYVVMGLRPGDPEVSPRNRVMANVVRAGLFTEGAPGTEIHPDVAPQQGDAVVTKRRGSAFSGSDLDLVLRARDIDSLVLTGIATSAVVLSTLWHALDLDFALTVLADACLDTDPEVHTMLTEKLFPQWADVVAVEDWLKALARR